The DNA segment AAAGGCAACATTATTATTTTACAAGTTTGAGGTTTCGAATAATGTTGACGTACAAAATCCTTTTCAGTTTTGCAGGTTTTTCAACAACCGTGCTTTCATCTGCGATGTAAAGTCTTTGGGGACCGGAAATCCTGCAGCCTATGACAATGGCCAATCATATTGAACATTGCGGTGTTTACGGTGATTTCAACAAATTGGTTTGTCAAGAATGACCTGTAATAGCCTGTGGAATCCTGCTTTTGAAAATGACAACTGTATTAAAATGGGGACAAGCCCTTCCATGAATTGAAAATAAAACTTAAGTTTTTCAGAATCCTGGGACCTTTGATCTCCTGCATAAACGGATTCAAATACCCAGTAAAGTCGCCCGGATGATCCGGTCCAGCTGGCGGATTGTTTCCGGATAACGTTCACCGAATTCGTCAGATACCCATTCGCTGCCCTCTTTGTGCAATACAATCACCGCATGCAAATCCTGATGCACCTCGTGAAGCCTGACCAGGACGATGTTTCCAAAGACTGAAGGATTGTGCAGGATTACACCCTGCAGGGTTTCACCCAGGTGGGTGAATGTCACGGGTAATGGATTGCGGTCCGGCATATGGATGATGTTGCAGGCAATAAGGCAGCAGCATTGCAGGATGCCGGGCATCAGCATCCGGCAACCCGCTGAATCTTTTACCGGTGAATGAAAAGTTGGGTCCGGCCTGTTACCAGCCCCTTTTGTTCTAAAATCACAAAATAAGTTCCGTTACCGATGTTGCCGAGACCCTTGACGGTGATACGGTGATCGCCGGGAGGGAGGCTGCCCGCTTCCTGCAGCAGTAATAACTGGCCTGTTAAGGTGGTCACTTTTATTGTTACATGGCCGCCTGCAGCCAGCGTAAAGGAAGCATTTACCGTACCGGCGGATACGGGATTCGGCGAAACGCTCAGCGCCGAAAGGTTGGCGGAAGATGTAGCCTGTGCAGCAGTGACCGCAGCGCTGTTCCGTGCAATTTTCAAACTATAATCCTCCACTTCTCCGTAAGTGAAAGCAGCGCAGGGCGACGAGGCGGGTGCGTTGAGCTGGATCCGCATCCTGGTGTTGCCGGGGGAAGCAGCAGCAGGCACGTTAAAGGTGATGGTACCTGGCGCAGTTCCAAAGGTGGTGGTTGTGCCAACCAGTTCACCCGCATCGGTAAAATCCCCGTCCGCATTGTAATCGATGTACACACTCCACGGTTCCTGGTAGTTCGTACCCGGGATGGCGGCGGTGACACCAAGGTTATAGGTGTTATGCTGTGTCAGCTGGATGGTTTTATTAGTATAGTTCCCATAGCCTTTATTGTCCCCGCTTGTGTTGGTGAACCCGTTGATGGAAATGCGCTGGATATATTCACCACTTGTAAATGAGCCTGCGGAAGTGCAGTAGGCTATCGTGCCGCGCCTTGCCAGCGTGGCAAAGGATGCCTGCGCAGACCATAAGCCGCTATGCAGTGAGTCACATGTGGACTGCACTCTCCAGTCGTAAGACAATCCTGGTTTTAACCGGGTAAGCCGGTAAAACGTATCCTGCACATTACCAATGGTGGTAAAAGTGCCGGATGTCGCTAATTTATACTGCACATTGTAACCGATGCCGGGAGCAGGACGCCAGCTCAGCAGCACCGCGTTGCGCGTTGTGTCTGTTGTCTGTAACTGGTAAGGTGCATCACACCCGTTGGCATCCGGGCCGATACCCACCGCGTAGAAAGCATTTTTGACCTCGCTGACTTCTGCGGAAGCAGAGCCATAAAGATCGGTTGCCGCGCTGATACAGGCAACCCGCCAATCATAATACTGGGAAGTGGGGGTGAGGTAAAATGCCTGTGACCGGTAAATGATCTGGGCAGCTTTGTCAAGTCCGATACTTTTGACATCGTATGCATTGCCGTTATCATTGACCCCGGTACCTCCGTGCGCGAGCAGGTAAAACATGAAATTACCGACACCGCTGTTGGTATGTACACCACCAAGGTCAAAAGAGGAGGATATCCAGAAAGCACCCTGATAGGTATCCGGCTGTGACAGGCGGGAGGGGTTGGAAAGATCGCGCAGTTCCCATGCCATGTCGTTGCTCAATACCCAGCTTGAATCAGCAGGTTTGGCCCAGAACTGTACGGATTTCCCCATGATATCACTCAGGCTTTCGTTGATCGCACCGGATTCGTAACTGTACACGAGATCGCAGGTCTCCTGCGTTACACCGTGAGTCAGCTCATGTCCGCAAACGTCGATTCCCGTAACGCCACCGGCATTGCCGTTGCTTCTTTTGCAGAAGTTCATGGCGGTGCCATCCCAGAAGGCATTGTCAGTATACTTCGGGTTGTTAACATAACTGGTAAGTGCCGTTCCTTTATTGTCATAACTGTTCCGGCCAAAATGCTGCAGGTAAAAAAGATAAGTCTGCGTTACGCCATAGTGCGCATCCAGGGCTGCCTGTGCCACTCCGGGCAGTACCCAGTTTTTGCTCCGGCTGGTATAGTCCAGCCCCAGTGAGTCCGATTCGCCGTGCAGGGTTATCACAGCCGTGCTGTTGGATGAATCTCTCAATAAAAAAACCTGCCCGGCAGTTTTGGCGGTATGAATCGTCTGCACGCCACTGTAGGCGGTGTTGGCGGTACCCGTGGCATCCGTAAAATGAAGCCGCTCTTTTTTGCCGATCACTTTTCCGTCTGCCGCATCAATATAAAAAAAAGTGCGTCTGAGCGTGTCCATGGAATAGATATCGACCTGGTAACAGAGCCGGAGCGCAGCTACATCAATCCATTCGCCCGGGCTGAAATAGACCAGCCGGGGCCGCGGAAAATAGGTTGCAGCGGGATTACCGGTTTGTTTCCTGAGCGCCTGCTCCATTGCGGCATCCTGCCATGCCAATTTTTTGGCGCGGCTGGCGGTGACAGCACGTGATACAGCAGTAGCGGCACTGATTCGTGCAGTTTTTTGTACCGGGGACAACAATTTGGTGTCAACAATCACTGATCCGCCCGTGCTGTGCAGGCTGCCGTTTTTGGTATGCACGATAAACATGCTGTTCACGACCGGAATATCGAAGAGTGTCTGGTGCAAACGGTAATGAACGTAACCAAGCGGGTCCGCTTCCACGCGGTCAGTAACAAGCGCGGTATGAGGTGGCAAACCAAACAAGGCAGCAGCCTGTGATAGCTGAAAGGGGATGTGCTGGCTTTCGAAATCATTGTGCAGGAGACTGACGTCGTTTTTTGCCTTGAGACGAAGTTGCTGGGCAAAAACCGACAAGCCGGCGGTCAGGAACAACAAGGACAGTAGGTATTTCATATATTGTACAACGGATGGTGGTATCGGATAGCAACAGTGGCTGGTTTTTTGCGGCACGTATTGTTATCGGGTGATTCCGGTGAGTGTTATTTTTGACAGCGCGCGAAGATAAGTGTTTATTGTACACTTATTAAAAAATTTTGTCTCAGGCGTAATGGTTAAAGGATAAGTTGTAAAAATTATCTGAGCAAAATGAAGGAATGGATGTGTACAAAGCTGTTTATGCATCGTCGAAAGGACAGCTACCTGCATGGTGGCATTTGTATTGAAAGTGTCCATTTCATTTTCTGAAAATTCAAAAACTGACAGACCAATCATCGAGCAATCTCCTGTACAACGCTGCGGCATGAGGGTGCCTGTTAGTTATGAGATTATCGGCAGAGCTTATTGTACAGTTTGACTGTTGCCTGGCATGCGCTGTTGTGTCACGCACTTGTGGCTTCCTTTTATCCGCGTTTGGCGAAATGCTTTCCTGTAG comes from the Panacibacter microcysteis genome and includes:
- a CDS encoding M4 family metallopeptidase, whose product is MKYLLSLLFLTAGLSVFAQQLRLKAKNDVSLLHNDFESQHIPFQLSQAAALFGLPPHTALVTDRVEADPLGYVHYRLHQTLFDIPVVNSMFIVHTKNGSLHSTGGSVIVDTKLLSPVQKTARISAATAVSRAVTASRAKKLAWQDAAMEQALRKQTGNPAATYFPRPRLVYFSPGEWIDVAALRLCYQVDIYSMDTLRRTFFYIDAADGKVIGKKERLHFTDATGTANTAYSGVQTIHTAKTAGQVFLLRDSSNSTAVITLHGESDSLGLDYTSRSKNWVLPGVAQAALDAHYGVTQTYLFYLQHFGRNSYDNKGTALTSYVNNPKYTDNAFWDGTAMNFCKRSNGNAGGVTGIDVCGHELTHGVTQETCDLVYSYESGAINESLSDIMGKSVQFWAKPADSSWVLSNDMAWELRDLSNPSRLSQPDTYQGAFWISSSFDLGGVHTNSGVGNFMFYLLAHGGTGVNDNGNAYDVKSIGLDKAAQIIYRSQAFYLTPTSQYYDWRVACISAATDLYGSASAEVSEVKNAFYAVGIGPDANGCDAPYQLQTTDTTRNAVLLSWRPAPGIGYNVQYKLATSGTFTTIGNVQDTFYRLTRLKPGLSYDWRVQSTCDSLHSGLWSAQASFATLARRGTIAYCTSAGSFTSGEYIQRISINGFTNTSGDNKGYGNYTNKTIQLTQHNTYNLGVTAAIPGTNYQEPWSVYIDYNADGDFTDAGELVGTTTTFGTAPGTITFNVPAAASPGNTRMRIQLNAPASSPCAAFTYGEVEDYSLKIARNSAAVTAAQATSSANLSALSVSPNPVSAGTVNASFTLAAGGHVTIKVTTLTGQLLLLQEAGSLPPGDHRITVKGLGNIGNGTYFVILEQKGLVTGRTQLFIHR